One part of the Desulfovibrio sp. JC010 genome encodes these proteins:
- the tolA gene encoding cell envelope integrity protein TolA, which translates to MKIIGLFISLLLHAGLILLALTWTVSPPVKISLDMPVYKVDLVSLAPLPAAPAVKKAPAPKAASKLSKPNAVAIPAAKPKAAPKVKPESTKAPAPKPAPKPKAKPKPKPDTKKISPKKVKTTAKKKPVKKVEKKAPPKTAEPKKPETKKVAKKTPPKKVEKKVEKKPEVSAEDALAADLAALTKMVEKQEKAERQAVASDLASLSKSAKATAVTGSADGTAGASGLVQVYASIVKEAVRKNWRYPVFGQKQNLMARVQIQLKSNGEISDIKLLDSSGNVDFDDSVMTALRDTEVLPEPPGTSIRTLVVNFNLHDLDQ; encoded by the coding sequence ATGAAAATCATCGGCCTTTTCATATCTTTACTGCTTCATGCGGGTCTGATACTTTTGGCTCTGACATGGACAGTCTCACCTCCGGTGAAGATTTCCCTTGATATGCCTGTGTACAAGGTTGATCTGGTCAGCCTTGCCCCTCTGCCTGCTGCGCCCGCTGTAAAAAAAGCCCCTGCTCCGAAAGCTGCTTCCAAGCTCTCCAAGCCCAATGCTGTAGCCATTCCTGCGGCCAAACCCAAAGCTGCCCCTAAAGTCAAACCCGAATCCACTAAAGCTCCGGCCCCGAAGCCTGCTCCCAAGCCCAAAGCCAAGCCTAAGCCCAAGCCGGACACCAAGAAAATTTCACCCAAAAAAGTAAAGACCACGGCTAAGAAGAAGCCTGTTAAAAAGGTTGAAAAGAAAGCTCCTCCTAAAACGGCCGAGCCCAAGAAGCCTGAAACCAAAAAGGTGGCCAAGAAAACACCACCCAAAAAAGTTGAGAAAAAAGTAGAAAAGAAACCTGAAGTTTCAGCGGAAGATGCCCTTGCCGCTGACCTTGCTGCTCTCACCAAAATGGTGGAGAAACAGGAAAAAGCTGAGCGACAGGCTGTTGCCAGCGATCTGGCCTCACTCAGCAAGAGTGCAAAGGCCACAGCTGTAACCGGTTCCGCTGACGGCACTGCCGGAGCTTCCGGGCTGGTTCAGGTTTATGCTTCCATTGTGAAGGAAGCGGTGCGTAAAAACTGGCGTTACCCGGTCTTCGGTCAGAAGCAGAACCTCATGGCCCGGGTGCAGATCCAGTTGAAATCCAACGGTGAAATCAGCGATATCAAACTGCTGGATTCATCGGGCAATGTTGATTTTGATGATTCGGTAATGACCGCGCTGCGTGATACCGAAGTGCTTCCCGAACCTCCGGGAACATCCATCAGGACTCTCGTTGTAAACTTCAACCTGCATGATCTTGATCAGTAG
- the tolR gene encoding protein TolR, whose protein sequence is MGISTNNRGMLAEINVTPFVDVMLVLLIIFMVTAPLMTQGVEVDLPQTRTVRSLPQDNEHLVLSINDKGEIYLDEYKVGMDELQGHLEKLVKKQNKMLFLRADKNVAYGEVVKVMGEIKAAGIDRLGVVAEPVEKKKK, encoded by the coding sequence ATGGGTATATCCACCAACAACCGGGGCATGCTGGCAGAAATCAACGTGACTCCCTTTGTGGATGTCATGCTGGTGCTGCTGATCATCTTCATGGTTACTGCACCGTTGATGACTCAGGGCGTGGAGGTCGATCTGCCCCAGACCCGCACTGTACGCTCTCTGCCGCAGGATAACGAGCATCTTGTGCTTTCCATCAATGATAAAGGTGAAATCTATCTTGATGAATACAAGGTCGGGATGGACGAATTGCAGGGCCATCTGGAAAAGCTGGTCAAAAAGCAGAATAAAATGCTTTTTCTGCGTGCTGACAAGAACGTTGCTTACGGCGAAGTGGTAAAGGTCATGGGCGAGATCAAGGCCGCCGGAATCGACAGGCTGGGCGTGGTTGCCGAACCTGTCGAAAAGAAAAAGAAATAG
- a CDS encoding MotA/TolQ/ExbB proton channel family protein, translating into MDFLPQGGIFAMLDQATIVVKCVLGLLAAMSLWSWTIIFWKLISLGRARTLILKGNEIMEEADSLSSGLTEISKTEASPLNRIGTAAVKEYRVLEKSAVSASHKRRLIKDTLRRILRRKVSSEMKKLTTSLSFLATCANGAPFIGLFGTVWGIMNSFHAIGSAKSAALAAVAPGISEALVATAIGLGVAIPATIFYNFFLGVLNGIETELVNFAGTFLNRVEREVSWVEPSGKSSVAEE; encoded by the coding sequence ATGGATTTCTTACCTCAGGGCGGAATTTTTGCGATGCTCGATCAGGCCACCATTGTGGTCAAATGTGTGCTTGGCCTGCTGGCTGCCATGTCTCTCTGGAGCTGGACAATCATTTTCTGGAAACTGATTTCCCTCGGCCGGGCACGGACTCTTATCCTCAAAGGCAATGAGATCATGGAAGAGGCTGATTCTCTTTCTTCCGGCCTGACTGAGATCAGCAAAACCGAAGCTTCTCCCCTGAACCGTATCGGAACCGCGGCGGTGAAGGAATACCGTGTGTTGGAGAAATCTGCGGTCAGTGCCAGCCATAAGCGCAGGCTGATCAAAGATACCCTGCGCCGTATCCTGCGCCGTAAAGTCAGCTCTGAAATGAAAAAGCTGACCACCTCCCTTTCTTTTCTGGCAACCTGCGCCAACGGTGCCCCGTTTATCGGGCTGTTCGGTACTGTCTGGGGGATCATGAATTCTTTCCACGCCATCGGTTCTGCAAAGTCCGCCGCTTTGGCTGCTGTTGCACCCGGTATTTCCGAAGCGTTGGTTGCCACTGCCATTGGCCTCGGTGTAGCGATTCCGGCAACCATTTTCTACAACTTTTTCCTTGGCGTGCTGAACGGAATCGAGACCGAACTGGTCAACTTTGCAGGTACTTTCCTCAACCGTGTGGAACGCGAAGTTTCATGGGTTGAGCCTTCCGGCAAAAGCTCCGTAGCAGAGGAGTAG
- a CDS encoding NAD-dependent deacylase encodes MDKLSAGIKEAAQLISRARCAVALTGAGMSVASGIPDFRSPGGLWSKHDPEKVASIRALQSDPVTVWKFLLEADSMLKSAEPNAGHKGLAQLEKDGYIHGVITQNIDGLHQRSGSRNVIEFHGNCSEFYCMECFSPYAAEKIKPGTELPVRCPECSGVVRPDLVFFGEQIPSEAYASAFELADQSDLVIVAGTSGGVVPASLIPPRIQGAGGKIIEINKAPSAYTSFSDVFIQGAAEDVLPAIVQNLS; translated from the coding sequence ATGGATAAACTCAGTGCCGGAATAAAAGAAGCAGCGCAGCTGATCAGCAGAGCGCGTTGCGCCGTTGCTTTGACCGGGGCCGGGATGTCCGTTGCCAGCGGTATACCGGATTTCCGCAGTCCGGGCGGGCTGTGGTCCAAGCATGATCCGGAGAAGGTCGCTTCCATCCGGGCCTTGCAGAGTGATCCGGTTACGGTCTGGAAGTTTCTACTGGAAGCTGACTCCATGCTTAAAAGTGCCGAACCTAATGCAGGTCATAAGGGTTTGGCGCAGCTGGAGAAAGACGGCTACATACACGGTGTGATCACCCAGAATATCGACGGGTTGCACCAGCGGTCCGGATCGCGGAATGTAATTGAATTTCATGGCAATTGCAGTGAATTTTACTGCATGGAATGCTTTTCCCCCTATGCGGCGGAGAAGATAAAGCCGGGGACGGAACTCCCGGTGCGCTGTCCTGAATGTTCCGGGGTCGTCAGGCCCGACCTGGTCTTTTTCGGCGAGCAGATTCCGTCTGAAGCTTACGCTTCGGCGTTTGAGCTTGCGGACCAGTCCGATCTGGTCATTGTGGCCGGAACCTCCGGGGGCGTTGTGCCCGCCAGTCTGATCCCGCCGAGGATTCAGGGTGCCGGGGGAAAAATTATTGAGATAAACAAGGCTCCGTCCGCCTACACATCATTCAGTGATGTGTTTATTCAGGGCGCGGCGGAAGATGTTCTGCCTGCCATTGTGCAGAACTTGAGCTGA
- a CDS encoding histidinol phosphate phosphatase domain-containing protein produces the protein MIDFHTHTVFSDGELIPAELARRAKVAGYRALAMTDHADSSNIDIILENVRRFAKNHGHYFDIDVFAGVELTHVPPGLIGEMTEYARKAGAQIVVCHGETVVEPVAEGTNLAAIEAKVDVLAHPGMITDVEVKLAAEYGVCLEITTRKGHSLTNGHVAALARKHGAKLVINNDAHAPGDLVGLDMRRKVALGAGLALEEYAQAEENSRELVQKIMKR, from the coding sequence ATGATTGATTTCCATACCCACACAGTTTTCAGCGACGGCGAACTTATTCCTGCGGAACTGGCAAGGCGGGCCAAAGTGGCGGGCTACCGTGCTCTGGCCATGACCGACCATGCCGATTCCAGCAACATTGATATAATTCTTGAAAATGTTCGCAGATTTGCAAAGAACCATGGCCATTATTTTGATATTGACGTCTTCGCCGGAGTGGAGCTGACCCACGTTCCTCCGGGACTCATCGGGGAAATGACCGAGTACGCCCGTAAAGCCGGAGCACAGATTGTGGTCTGCCACGGTGAAACCGTTGTGGAGCCTGTGGCGGAAGGCACCAACCTCGCCGCTATCGAGGCTAAAGTGGACGTGCTGGCCCATCCGGGCATGATTACCGATGTGGAAGTGAAGCTGGCCGCCGAGTACGGGGTCTGTCTGGAGATTACCACCCGCAAGGGGCACAGTCTGACCAACGGTCATGTGGCCGCGCTGGCCCGCAAGCACGGGGCCAAGCTGGTTATCAATAACGATGCCCACGCGCCCGGTGATCTGGTGGGGCTGGATATGCGCCGCAAGGTTGCTCTTGGTGCCGGGCTTGCTCTTGAAGAATACGCACAGGCTGAGGAAAACTCCCGCGAACTGGTTCAGAAAATCATGAAGCGGTAG
- a CDS encoding bifunctional nuclease family protein produces the protein MVEMQVYGLAVESDTETPVLVLKSDDLGIMLPIWIGAMEAMAISMVLNEVSFPRPMTHDLLLSTIATFDGEVVSVDIVDIDKGTFYAEIMVRKDGDLVAIDSRPSDAVALAVRADCPVRVSQKVLDVAGTKDIEEKVEEKSGWDDELEGLSPDDFKYKM, from the coding sequence ATGGTAGAAATGCAGGTTTACGGTCTGGCGGTGGAAAGTGATACCGAGACCCCGGTTCTGGTCTTGAAAAGTGATGATTTGGGCATAATGCTGCCTATCTGGATCGGGGCCATGGAGGCTATGGCGATTTCCATGGTGCTTAATGAAGTTTCATTTCCCCGGCCCATGACCCATGACCTGCTTTTGTCCACCATTGCCACTTTTGACGGGGAAGTTGTGTCCGTAGATATCGTTGATATTGATAAGGGCACTTTTTATGCCGAGATCATGGTCCGTAAGGATGGTGATCTGGTGGCTATTGATTCCCGTCCTTCCGATGCCGTTGCCCTTGCCGTGCGTGCGGACTGTCCGGTGCGGGTCTCTCAGAAAGTGCTCGACGTTGCCGGCACCAAGGATATTGAAGAAAAAGTAGAAGAGAAGTCCGGCTGGGATGACGAGCTTGAAGGGCTTTCCCCTGATGACTTTAAATATAAAATGTAG
- the miaB gene encoding tRNA (N6-isopentenyl adenosine(37)-C2)-methylthiotransferase MiaB, translating into MKFTVLTFGCQMNVHDSDWLIRAMESRGWTAVKESEADIFILNTCSVREKPEQKVYSVLGRLAPLCKKPGSFAAVGGCVAQQIGDGFLEKFPHVRLVFGSDGIAQVPDALVELAADHEKRLVLTDFLGDYPEREGGEVQPNADLIPPGIGTIPGQAFVNIMQGCDNFCAYCIVPYTRGRQKSRSSEAVIKECEHLVKSGIREICLLGQNVNSFGMDKKGEDITFAELLYKISAIEGLERIRFTTSHPKDIAPEVIKAFGELPNLCPSLHLPVQSGSDNMLKKMGRKYDSERYLGIVAGLKEACPDISLTTDLIVGFPGETDEDFEQTMDMLERVRYESSFSFKYSDRPGVAAVKMKPKVPEDVAQARLARLQERQNRITRESLEALVGRDTVVLLERPSKRQEAGGMSWRGKDPGGRVVNVHFAGYGEEQKLGGKLVKVKITEAKNHSLVGAKVGEPW; encoded by the coding sequence ATGAAATTTACAGTACTAACATTCGGATGTCAGATGAACGTTCACGATTCAGACTGGCTGATCCGGGCCATGGAGAGCCGTGGCTGGACAGCTGTCAAAGAATCTGAAGCAGATATATTTATTCTTAACACCTGTTCCGTGCGTGAAAAACCGGAACAGAAGGTCTACAGCGTGCTGGGCCGCTTGGCACCCTTGTGCAAGAAGCCGGGCAGCTTTGCGGCTGTGGGCGGTTGTGTTGCGCAGCAGATCGGGGACGGCTTTCTGGAGAAATTCCCCCACGTGCGTCTTGTTTTCGGCAGTGACGGTATTGCGCAGGTCCCGGACGCTTTGGTTGAGCTGGCTGCTGATCATGAAAAGCGGCTGGTGCTGACCGATTTTCTGGGGGATTACCCGGAACGCGAGGGCGGCGAAGTGCAGCCTAATGCGGATTTGATTCCTCCGGGCATCGGGACCATTCCCGGTCAGGCTTTTGTGAATATCATGCAGGGCTGCGATAACTTCTGCGCTTACTGCATCGTTCCTTATACCCGTGGCCGCCAGAAATCCCGCTCTTCGGAAGCTGTGATTAAGGAATGTGAACATCTGGTTAAATCCGGTATCCGCGAAATCTGTCTGCTGGGTCAGAATGTGAACAGTTTCGGCATGGATAAAAAGGGTGAGGACATCACCTTCGCGGAGTTGCTCTACAAGATTTCCGCCATTGAAGGGCTGGAGCGCATCCGCTTTACCACCTCCCATCCCAAAGATATTGCGCCGGAAGTGATCAAGGCTTTCGGTGAATTGCCTAACCTCTGCCCCAGCCTGCATCTGCCGGTGCAGTCCGGATCGGATAACATGCTCAAGAAGATGGGCCGCAAATATGATAGTGAACGTTATCTGGGAATAGTTGCCGGGCTGAAAGAAGCCTGCCCTGATATTTCTTTGACCACGGACCTGATTGTGGGCTTCCCCGGTGAGACTGACGAAGATTTTGAGCAGACCATGGATATGCTGGAACGGGTGCGTTATGAAAGCAGTTTTTCCTTTAAATATTCAGACCGTCCGGGCGTTGCGGCAGTTAAGATGAAGCCCAAAGTTCCCGAAGATGTTGCGCAGGCCAGACTTGCCCGCTTGCAGGAAAGGCAAAACCGTATTACTAGAGAAAGTCTAGAAGCTTTAGTCGGTCGCGATACCGTGGTTCTGCTGGAGCGTCCCAGTAAACGGCAGGAAGCCGGCGGAATGTCATGGCGGGGCAAAGATCCCGGCGGGCGGGTGGTCAATGTTCACTTTGCGGGTTATGGTGAAGAGCAGAAGCTCGGAGGCAAACTGGTCAAGGTGAAGATCACCGAAGCCAAGAATCATTCCCTTGTGGGAGCGAAGGTAGGCGAACCATGGTAG
- a CDS encoding RHS repeat domain-containing protein yields MSYDFKGEGNPRVPQSGTGVDLFDEFERDNVEYNPEDAVRVTPFIVPGTSEPFSMLATMRDENGRIAGRLVAFDNFTQRLRYEYDAGGRLHKVWSNEDLIEEYLYGKSGERYFGVTSRIPQRSFRYGPGLRLEKAGNVKYSYDGQGRLILKQHGPETTRYSYDDSGQLQLVKLSDGTRISYEIDSEGKRISKSINSHKVETYHWHDFTTLSAVVDRFGNSREFAYDEDGDPIAMRFKENVYYFAADQVGTIYMVANGEGNEVKRIIRDSFGNVIVDTNKQMEIPLGFAAGLYDKDTRLVHFGYREYNPTIGRFIQPDPLGLAGGDVDVYGYCADDPVNFIDRVGLFDVSGSGHAGAHGSASFGGSLGGDSLGLGVSGSAHAGARGSASFGSGGFGGEGQNRNITNGGQNAANNTNYTQGNATALTALNQSGAQKGKAVAQSAAELADKQAKFDAQQLAKDNKALAAAAKRDNQRRAGMEKANALSSPLTNTVDPNGQAKPNTTQNDPAKTSAQHAREMEKTYKEVAKKQRADEKARKDNIARAGSELREARLRGDARANKGKKDKDDFGLTDLGEGALIGGVGGAIGLGAYAGSVFGPPGVLAGAIAGGFYGSAWGGLKKVGFKALSDKFGVDRKEMEDAFGILGTAKPNTHKRDFT; encoded by the coding sequence ATGTCTTACGATTTTAAGGGGGAAGGCAATCCCCGTGTACCCCAGAGCGGGACAGGCGTAGATTTGTTTGATGAATTTGAGCGCGACAATGTGGAGTACAATCCCGAAGATGCGGTGCGGGTAACTCCATTTATCGTGCCGGGAACATCGGAACCTTTTTCCATGCTGGCAACCATGCGCGATGAAAACGGACGCATTGCCGGGCGGCTGGTGGCATTTGATAATTTTACCCAGAGGTTGCGCTACGAATATGACGCCGGGGGCAGGCTGCATAAGGTCTGGAGCAACGAAGACCTGATCGAGGAGTATTTGTACGGAAAATCCGGGGAACGCTATTTCGGCGTGACCTCACGGATTCCGCAACGTTCTTTTCGTTACGGTCCGGGCTTGCGGCTGGAAAAGGCCGGGAATGTGAAATATTCCTATGACGGGCAGGGCCGTCTGATTCTGAAGCAGCATGGACCGGAAACAACCCGTTACAGCTATGATGATTCCGGGCAATTACAGCTGGTTAAGCTGTCGGACGGCACCCGTATCAGCTACGAAATTGATTCCGAAGGCAAGCGTATCTCCAAATCAATCAACAGCCATAAAGTGGAAACATACCACTGGCATGATTTCACCACCCTGTCCGCTGTGGTAGACCGTTTCGGCAATAGCCGGGAGTTTGCTTACGATGAAGACGGCGATCCCATTGCCATGCGATTCAAAGAAAACGTGTATTATTTTGCTGCTGATCAGGTGGGGACTATTTATATGGTTGCAAACGGTGAGGGAAATGAGGTAAAGCGTATTATCCGTGATTCGTTCGGAAATGTGATTGTCGATACCAATAAGCAGATGGAAATCCCCCTTGGATTCGCTGCCGGGCTGTACGACAAGGATACCAGGCTGGTCCATTTCGGCTATCGCGAATACAACCCAACCATCGGCAGGTTCATCCAGCCCGATCCGCTGGGGCTTGCTGGCGGGGACGTGGATGTATACGGGTATTGTGCTGATGATCCGGTTAATTTTATTGATCGGGTGGGGTTGTTTGATGTTTCGGGGTCGGGACATGCGGGAGCACACGGTAGTGCTTCCTTTGGTGGAAGTCTTGGAGGGGACTCATTAGGCTTAGGTGTGTCAGGTTCAGCGCATGCAGGGGCAAGGGGTAGTGCTTCTTTTGGGAGCGGCGGCTTCGGCGGTGAAGGGCAGAATCGAAATATTACAAACGGTGGCCAAAACGCGGCCAATAATACGAATTACACCCAAGGGAACGCAACAGCTTTAACTGCCCTAAATCAATCCGGTGCTCAAAAAGGTAAGGCAGTGGCGCAAAGTGCTGCCGAATTAGCGGATAAGCAGGCTAAGTTTGATGCTCAGCAGCTTGCAAAAGATAATAAGGCTCTTGCTGCTGCGGCGAAGAGGGATAATCAGCGGCGTGCGGGTATGGAAAAAGCCAATGCTTTGTCCAGTCCTTTGACGAATACTGTTGATCCTAACGGGCAAGCTAAGCCGAATACAACTCAAAATGATCCGGCTAAAACTAGCGCACAACATGCTCGGGAGATGGAGAAAACCTATAAAGAGGTGGCTAAAAAGCAACGTGCTGATGAAAAGGCGAGGAAGGATAATATAGCTCGTGCTGGTTCAGAGCTTCGGGAAGCTCGGTTGCGTGGGGATGCTCGTGCCAATAAAGGTAAGAAGGATAAAGATGACTTTGGTCTTACGGATTTAGGTGAAGGGGCGTTAATCGGGGGAGTTGGAGGAGCAATTGGGTTAGGTGCTTACGCGGGAAGTGTTTTTGGCCCTCCGGGTGTGCTCGCAGGAGCTATAGCTGGTGGTTTTTATGGTTCTGCATGGGGCGGACTCAAGAAAGTAGGATTTAAGGCTCTCTCTGACAAATTTGGTGTAGACAGAAAAGAAATGGAAGATGCCTTCGGAATTCTTGGAACAGCCAAACCCAATACACACAAAAGGGATTTTACATAA